A DNA window from Catenulispora sp. MAP5-51 contains the following coding sequences:
- a CDS encoding putative Ig domain-containing protein: MSPKRTSVRRFGAAATAVIGLTACALSATTANASTSQHSSSATDPIVAYFQTHHGAMPTVAQQAHIRSFLAAHPDAATTAATTSAATSANTLAFGGGTNGIGVMSGAKTKVYLVFYGSQWGTQSTDASGDAKFTGDPSGTASAAQQMFKGIGTNNETWSADLTQWCDGAGVSVGANSCPSTLPASQFVPYQSGGVLAGVWNDNSAAEPSQPNGNALAQEATTAAAHFGNTTAASNRNAYYVILSAHGTDPDNYEAPYPQGYCAWHTFTADSSLSGGAASTPYGNIAFSNQPYNTDMGATCGVGFVNGTSSGALDGYTMTLGHEWHEMMSDVDPVSGWANPGTTGGTKGYENSDECAWIQPGQTGGAANVSFGSFGTFAEQASWSNDTNACAISHQILNHGGGQGDTVTVTNPGNQTGTVGTAASLQIKASDSAAGQTLAYSATGLPSGLSINSASGLISGTPTGAGTSNATVTATDGTGASGSTAFSWTVTASGGGGGCTAAQLIANGGFENGSAPWTGTTGAIVPSSYGEPAHSGSYLAWLDGYGYAATDTLAQTVSIPAGCKSATFSFWRHIDTAEYTTTKADDTLAVQVLNPSGTVLATLHDFSNLDADNQYDQETFSLNQFIGQKVTLKFTGTETDADFGTTDFVLDDVTLNVN, translated from the coding sequence GTGTCTCCGAAACGTACCTCGGTACGCCGCTTCGGCGCGGCAGCGACAGCGGTGATAGGCCTGACAGCCTGCGCACTGTCGGCCACCACGGCGAACGCCTCGACGTCGCAGCACTCATCAAGTGCGACCGATCCGATCGTCGCGTACTTCCAGACGCACCACGGCGCGATGCCGACCGTCGCCCAGCAGGCGCACATCCGGTCCTTCCTCGCCGCCCACCCTGACGCCGCCACCACTGCGGCCACCACTTCAGCCGCGACCAGCGCGAACACGCTGGCGTTCGGCGGCGGGACCAACGGCATCGGCGTGATGAGCGGCGCCAAGACCAAGGTCTACCTGGTCTTCTACGGCTCCCAGTGGGGGACACAGAGCACTGATGCCAGCGGCGACGCCAAGTTCACCGGCGACCCGAGCGGCACTGCGTCGGCCGCGCAGCAGATGTTCAAGGGCATCGGCACCAACAACGAGACCTGGTCAGCGGACCTGACACAGTGGTGTGACGGTGCGGGCGTCTCCGTCGGTGCGAACAGCTGCCCGTCCACCCTGCCGGCCTCACAGTTCGTCCCCTATCAGAGCGGCGGCGTGCTGGCCGGCGTCTGGAACGACAACTCGGCGGCGGAGCCGAGCCAGCCGAACGGCAACGCCCTGGCCCAGGAGGCGACCACCGCGGCGGCCCACTTCGGCAACACCACCGCGGCCTCCAACCGCAACGCCTACTACGTGATCCTGTCCGCACACGGCACCGACCCGGACAACTACGAGGCCCCGTACCCCCAGGGCTACTGTGCCTGGCACACCTTCACCGCCGACAGCAGCCTGTCCGGCGGCGCGGCCTCCACCCCGTACGGCAACATCGCCTTCTCCAACCAGCCGTACAACACGGACATGGGCGCGACCTGCGGTGTGGGCTTCGTCAACGGCACGTCGTCCGGGGCGCTCGACGGCTACACGATGACCCTCGGCCACGAGTGGCACGAGATGATGTCGGATGTCGACCCGGTCAGCGGCTGGGCCAACCCCGGCACCACCGGCGGCACGAAGGGGTACGAGAACTCCGACGAGTGCGCGTGGATCCAGCCGGGCCAGACCGGCGGGGCCGCGAACGTCTCGTTCGGTTCCTTCGGCACCTTCGCCGAGCAGGCCTCGTGGTCCAACGACACCAACGCCTGCGCCATCAGCCACCAGATCCTCAACCACGGCGGCGGCCAGGGCGACACGGTCACCGTGACCAACCCCGGCAACCAGACCGGTACCGTCGGCACCGCGGCCTCGCTGCAGATCAAGGCCTCTGACTCGGCGGCCGGCCAGACGCTGGCCTACAGCGCGACCGGTTTGCCGTCCGGACTGTCGATCAACTCCGCCAGCGGTCTGATCTCCGGCACCCCGACCGGCGCGGGCACCTCGAACGCGACGGTCACCGCCACCGACGGCACCGGTGCCTCGGGCTCGACCGCGTTCTCCTGGACCGTGACCGCCTCCGGCGGGGGCGGCGGTTGCACCGCCGCGCAGCTCATCGCCAACGGCGGCTTCGAGAACGGCTCCGCCCCCTGGACCGGCACCACCGGGGCGATCGTCCCGTCGTCTTACGGCGAGCCCGCCCACTCCGGTTCGTACCTGGCCTGGCTGGACGGCTACGGCTACGCGGCCACGGACACCCTGGCGCAGACCGTCAGCATCCCGGCAGGCTGCAAGAGCGCGACGTTCTCCTTCTGGCGGCACATCGACACGGCCGAGTACACCACGACCAAAGCCGACGACACGCTCGCGGTGCAGGTGCTCAACCCGTCCGGGACCGTCCTGGCAACGCTGCACGACTTCAGCAACCTGGACGCCGACAACCAGTACGACCAGGAGACCTTCTCGCTGAACCAGTTCATCGGGCAGAAGGTCACGCTGAAGTTCACCGGCACCGAGACCGACGCCGACTTCGGGACCACCGACTTCGTCCTCGACGACGTCACGTTGAACGTGAACTGA
- a CDS encoding multiprotein-bridging factor 1 family protein: MDQVAGQAEPADLEALLAVGPFHKALRAAIRARGLSLERIQAKLAVSGTPVSLATLSHWQSGRSQPERDASLIALARLEDILGLVPRTLAVLLEPPRPRGRRSTGDPIDLAAIYHDKSAVIEALRKFDTIWGQALIGLSSHDRVTVGPDGFLRSLWNRRVLRATADGPDHMLAVYNADGDNTPLVVPLRGCSLGRVVTDHTAGLVVAELAFGHPLRQGEYLVMEHRVDMSAPFTPDTRWERRIPHPIREYVLEVEFTSATLPVRCVQISAPSVDSEDFTERLLNVDEFGVASTVALDLGPCRLGVQWQWSATDSTD, from the coding sequence TTGGACCAGGTCGCCGGACAGGCCGAACCCGCCGACCTCGAAGCGCTGCTGGCCGTGGGCCCCTTCCACAAGGCGCTGAGGGCCGCGATCCGGGCGCGCGGCCTGAGCCTGGAACGGATCCAGGCCAAGCTGGCGGTATCGGGGACGCCGGTCAGCTTGGCCACGCTCAGCCACTGGCAGTCCGGACGAAGCCAGCCCGAGCGCGACGCCTCGTTGATCGCGCTTGCCCGGCTGGAGGACATCCTCGGCCTGGTGCCCAGGACACTCGCCGTACTCCTGGAGCCGCCGCGACCGCGCGGCCGCAGGTCCACTGGCGATCCGATCGACCTGGCCGCCATCTATCACGACAAGAGCGCCGTCATCGAGGCGCTACGGAAGTTCGACACCATCTGGGGTCAGGCGCTGATCGGGCTGTCATCCCATGACCGCGTGACAGTCGGGCCGGACGGCTTCCTGCGTTCCCTGTGGAACCGCCGAGTTCTGCGCGCCACGGCCGACGGCCCGGACCATATGCTCGCCGTTTACAACGCCGATGGGGACAACACCCCGTTGGTTGTGCCGCTCCGCGGCTGCTCGTTGGGGCGGGTCGTCACCGACCACACAGCGGGGCTGGTCGTCGCGGAGCTGGCGTTCGGGCATCCCCTACGGCAGGGCGAATACCTGGTGATGGAACACCGCGTGGACATGTCGGCCCCGTTCACCCCAGACACCCGATGGGAACGCAGGATCCCTCACCCGATCCGCGAGTACGTGCTCGAAGTCGAGTTCACGAGCGCGACGCTGCCAGTCCGCTGCGTGCAGATCTCCGCGCCGTCCGTCGACTCCGAGGACTTCACCGAACGCCTGCTGAACGTGGACGAATTCGGTGTCGCCTCGACCGTGGCCCTGGACCTCGGCCCCTGCCGTCTGGGCGTGCAGTGGCAGTGGAGCGCAACCGATTCCACCGACTAG
- a CDS encoding alpha/beta fold hydrolase — MEPRVLTNEVKGEGSPLVLLPGGLTGWVSWASYADSLASRWQTVRVQPIHNELGSAGERGDAGYTAAIERDSLLMTLDDLGIGTADFVGWSGGGRALIEFALAYPERVRTLTLVEPAAYWILDGLGEPDPEVAHLNRFFHGLAGQDVSEDDLAEFCQLAGLASSADKARDNAHWASWVPHRMALSWGSEQADRPERGVDDLAGVSCPVLLVHGNLTADWLKRVVAVLDERLPDTRVLELPGDHACHLENPDAFPAELERHLAR; from the coding sequence ATGGAGCCGAGGGTTCTGACCAACGAGGTGAAGGGTGAGGGGTCCCCGCTGGTCCTGCTGCCAGGCGGCCTCACAGGATGGGTGTCATGGGCGTCCTACGCCGACTCGCTGGCGTCGAGGTGGCAGACCGTTCGCGTCCAGCCGATCCACAACGAGCTCGGTTCGGCCGGTGAGCGCGGCGACGCCGGGTACACCGCGGCTATCGAGCGCGACTCGCTGCTCATGACCTTGGATGACCTCGGGATTGGAACTGCCGACTTCGTGGGATGGTCCGGTGGCGGGCGCGCACTCATCGAGTTCGCGTTGGCGTATCCCGAGCGGGTGAGGACGCTGACGCTCGTGGAACCTGCGGCCTACTGGATCCTCGACGGGCTTGGTGAGCCCGATCCCGAGGTTGCTCATCTCAACCGCTTCTTTCACGGGCTGGCCGGCCAAGACGTGAGTGAAGACGACTTGGCCGAATTCTGTCAGCTCGCCGGACTCGCCTCCTCAGCAGACAAGGCCCGGGACAATGCCCACTGGGCGAGCTGGGTTCCGCACCGGATGGCCTTGTCCTGGGGCTCGGAACAGGCCGACCGCCCGGAGCGGGGTGTCGATGACCTGGCGGGCGTCTCGTGCCCGGTCCTGCTGGTCCACGGGAACCTGACCGCCGACTGGCTCAAGCGGGTCGTCGCCGTCCTCGATGAGCGGTTGCCCGACACCCGAGTCCTCGAACTGCCTGGCGATCACGCATGTCATCTCGAGAACCCGGACGCGTTTCCCGCCGAGCTGGAGCGGCACCTGGCCCGGTGA